A stretch of the Candidatus Nealsonbacteria bacterium genome encodes the following:
- a CDS encoding threonine--tRNA ligase, with protein MKNIEIIRHSLAHIMAHSVQQFYPEVKLGIGPIIENGFYYDFDLPKSLTPADLPKIEKKMRSLLQQNITFKKRLIPKTEARKIFKNQSYKLELINEIKDDRVSVYESGDFVDLCKGPHVKSTLQLRSGQAKEIPDAFKLTKIAGAYWRGSETRTMLTRIYGVAFKTKKELDDYHRKQEEAKKRDHRLLGQKLDLFSFDPEVGAGLPLWHPKGTILRKIIEDFINQELLKTGYQLVSSPHIGKESLFKTSGHLDFYKENMYSPFEIEKEKYYLRPMNCPFHIKIYKSKIRSYKDLPIKFSEFGTVYRYEKSGVLHGLVRVRGFTQDDAHIFCTPEQLGTELISVLRLTLKILKTFGFKKYEVYLSTRPKKYTGELKNWEKAINSLKYALKKTKLKYQIDPGEGVFYGPKIDIKIEDSLGRPWQCTTVQLDFNLPEKFNISYINKKGKKQKPFMIHRAILGALERFIGILIEYYAGSFPLWLSPVQAWVIPVGSRHRKYAQEIGKKFETLDLRYEIRDTAETVSKKIREGEIQKIPYLLVVGDKEKKSKSVRVRERNRGDIGQIELNKFLEKVKIEIKKKTFKHINI; from the coding sequence ATGAAAAATATAGAGATAATCAGACATTCTTTGGCTCATATAATGGCTCATTCTGTTCAACAGTTCTATCCGGAAGTGAAGCTTGGTATCGGCCCCATAATTGAGAATGGTTTTTATTATGATTTTGACCTGCCAAAAAGTTTAACCCCCGCCGATCTACCGAAAATCGAGAAAAAAATGAGGAGCCTCCTTCAGCAAAATATTACCTTCAAAAAAAGGTTAATTCCAAAAACTGAAGCAAGAAAGATATTCAAAAATCAGTCTTATAAATTAGAGTTAATAAATGAAATAAAAGACGACAGAGTGTCTGTTTATGAATCAGGCGATTTTGTAGATCTTTGCAAGGGCCCTCATGTTAAATCGACCCTTCAACTTCGTTCGGGGCAGGCGAAAGAGATTCCAGACGCTTTTAAATTGACCAAAATTGCCGGAGCGTATTGGCGTGGATCTGAAACAAGGACAATGCTCACCAGGATCTACGGAGTAGCCTTTAAAACAAAAAAAGAACTCGATGATTATCACAGGAAGCAAGAAGAAGCTAAAAAAAGAGACCATCGACTTTTAGGCCAAAAATTAGATTTATTTTCTTTTGATCCTGAAGTAGGAGCAGGGTTGCCTTTATGGCATCCGAAAGGAACAATACTGAGGAAAATCATTGAAGACTTTATTAATCAAGAACTATTGAAAACAGGTTATCAGTTGGTTAGTTCTCCTCACATTGGAAAAGAAAGCTTATTTAAAACCTCTGGCCATCTAGATTTTTACAAAGAAAACATGTATTCCCCTTTTGAGATTGAAAAAGAGAAATATTATTTAAGGCCAATGAACTGTCCTTTTCACATTAAGATTTATAAATCTAAGATTAGAAGCTACAAAGATTTACCGATTAAATTTTCTGAGTTCGGAACAGTTTACAGATACGAAAAATCCGGAGTTTTGCACGGTCTGGTTCGAGTTAGAGGCTTTACCCAAGATGATGCTCATATATTTTGCACACCAGAGCAACTGGGAACTGAATTAATTTCTGTTTTACGTCTAACTCTAAAAATATTAAAAACATTCGGATTTAAAAAGTATGAGGTTTATCTTTCCACCCGCCCTAAAAAATATACTGGAGAGTTAAAAAATTGGGAAAAAGCCATCAACAGTTTGAAATACGCCCTGAAAAAAACAAAATTGAAATACCAGATAGATCCTGGCGAAGGAGTTTTCTACGGACCAAAAATTGATATCAAAATAGAAGATTCTCTGGGAAGACCCTGGCAATGTACAACAGTCCAACTTGACTTTAACCTACCAGAAAAATTCAATATCTCTTATATAAATAAAAAGGGTAAAAAACAAAAGCCATTTATGATTCATAGAGCTATTTTAGGAGCTCTGGAAAGATTTATAGGTATATTAATTGAGTATTATGCGGGATCTTTTCCTTTGTGGCTCTCCCCTGTTCAGGCCTGGGTAATTCCAGTAGGATCTCGCCACCGAAAATATGCACAAGAAATTGGCAAGAAGTTTGAGACCTTGGATTTAAGATATGAAATCAGGGATACGGCCGAAACCGTTTCTAAAAAAATAAGAGAGGGAGAAATTCAAAAAATTCCTTATTTATTGGTTGTTGGTGATAAAGAAAAAAAATCAAAATCAGTAAGAGTCAGAGAAAGAAATAGAGGCGATATCGGACAGATAGAATTAAATAAATTTTTAGAAAAAGTCAAGATAGAAATAAAAAAAAAGACATTCAAACATATTAACATCTGA
- a CDS encoding DNA polymerase III subunit alpha, with translation MTQRFTHLHVHSHYSLLDGLPKIDELLDRVKELGMDSIALTDHGTLYGAVEFYQKAKERGLKPILGVEAYLAYERMDQKRPNIDDKRYHLTLLVKNAEGYKNLVKLITKAHLEGFYYKPRVDMDLLKEYGKGLICLSGCLQGKISRLILAKKTKEAEELAFKFKEIFDQDSFYLEIQHHPKIKEQGIVNKGLIALSKKTKIPLVATQDVHYLKPEDAEAQDILMLINTGANSNDPERLTLKTDDFSLKSQTEMAAAFKSKPEAIENTQKIADLCNFQFELGKTKLPQFPLPADKTADEYLKELCHQGLEKRYKKLPKETIERLEYELSIIKQMGFASYFLIVQDFVKWAKGNRIIVGPGRGSAPGSLVSYLLDITTVDPLKYNLLFERFLNPERISLPDIDLDFADRRRDEVIEYVAQKYGRNKVAQIITFGTMAAKAVIRDVGRAMNYPYIYCDRIAKMIPLSFTLKETMEKVAEFKQIYETDSQARKLIDAAKKLEGVARHASTHACGVVISKEPLENIVPLQHPTQNEKIVVTQYEMGSIESLGLLKMDLLGLKNLTIIEDCLARIYVIRDTKIDIENIPQNDRKTYKLLQHGDSTGIFQLESDGMKRYLKELKPTEFEDIIAMIALYRPGPIELIPDYIKGKHKKRKVEYLHPDLKPILKSTYGICIFQEQLMQIVQKLAGFSLAEADILRKAIGKKIKSLLVAQKEKMMRGMKNNGIREEVAREIWRWILPFARYGFNKSHSTAYAAIAYQTAYLKAHYPIEFMAALLTSEKSDIERIGFLITECKKMGIQILPPDINESFRNFSVVPKENKIRFGLLTIKNVGHNVVDAIIKDREKGGTFKSIQDFISRIDSKDLNKKSLESLIKTGAFDQFEERNKLLSNLEKLLEHNREIRRAKNQGQKSLFGEGHSFNSNSNFVLSEASPLSQAEKLTWEKELLGLFVTSHPLEGFKKVFENVSPLSKVSKGLAGRFIKTGGVISKIKKVITKMGKPMLFINLEDQHDRIEVIAFPRVIEKNPTIFQENKIVLISGRIDNRGGTPKIICEEIEEIIETS, from the coding sequence ATGACTCAAAGGTTTACCCACCTCCATGTTCATAGTCACTACTCACTGCTCGATGGTCTGCCAAAGATCGACGAGCTTTTAGATCGGGTAAAAGAGTTGGGAATGGACTCGATTGCTTTAACTGATCATGGAACTCTATATGGAGCGGTTGAATTCTATCAGAAAGCCAAAGAACGAGGTTTAAAACCCATCCTGGGGGTAGAAGCCTATCTGGCCTATGAAAGAATGGATCAGAAAAGACCTAATATTGATGATAAAAGATATCATTTGACTCTCTTGGTGAAAAATGCTGAAGGTTACAAAAATCTGGTAAAGCTTATTACCAAAGCCCACCTGGAAGGCTTTTATTATAAACCAAGAGTCGATATGGATTTACTGAAAGAATACGGAAAAGGATTAATTTGTCTGTCCGGCTGTCTTCAGGGTAAAATTTCCAGATTAATTTTAGCTAAAAAGACAAAAGAAGCTGAAGAGTTGGCTTTCAAGTTCAAAGAGATTTTTGACCAAGATAGCTTTTATCTGGAAATTCAACACCACCCTAAAATAAAAGAACAGGGAATTGTCAATAAAGGTTTAATAGCGCTTTCAAAGAAAACAAAAATTCCTTTGGTAGCCACCCAGGATGTCCATTATTTAAAACCAGAAGATGCCGAAGCCCAAGATATTTTAATGTTAATCAATACCGGGGCTAACTCTAATGATCCCGAAAGATTAACGCTAAAGACTGATGATTTCTCTTTAAAAAGCCAGACCGAAATGGCAGCTGCCTTCAAATCAAAGCCGGAAGCAATCGAAAATACTCAGAAGATAGCCGATTTATGCAACTTCCAATTTGAATTAGGAAAAACAAAGCTTCCCCAGTTCCCTCTTCCTGCAGACAAGACAGCAGATGAATATTTAAAAGAACTTTGCCATCAAGGACTAGAAAAACGTTATAAGAAGTTGCCCAAAGAAACAATTGAACGTTTAGAATATGAACTTTCAATAATTAAACAAATGGGTTTTGCTTCTTACTTTTTAATTGTTCAGGATTTTGTTAAATGGGCAAAAGGAAACAGAATTATTGTGGGCCCTGGACGAGGATCAGCTCCCGGTTCTCTGGTTTCTTACTTATTAGATATTACCACTGTCGATCCTCTGAAATATAATCTTTTATTTGAAAGATTTTTAAATCCAGAGAGAATCTCTCTTCCCGACATAGACCTTGATTTTGCCGACCGAAGAAGAGACGAAGTAATAGAATATGTTGCCCAAAAATATGGTCGAAACAAAGTTGCCCAAATTATCACTTTTGGAACAATGGCGGCGAAAGCCGTCATCAGGGACGTAGGAAGAGCAATGAATTATCCTTATATTTACTGTGACCGAATCGCCAAGATGATTCCCCTCTCTTTTACCCTCAAAGAAACCATGGAAAAAGTGGCAGAATTCAAACAAATCTATGAAACAGATTCTCAGGCAAGAAAACTAATAGATGCTGCCAAAAAATTAGAAGGTGTGGCCAGGCACGCTTCAACCCATGCTTGCGGAGTGGTAATCTCAAAAGAACCCTTAGAAAATATTGTGCCTTTACAACACCCGACCCAGAACGAAAAAATTGTTGTTACCCAATACGAAATGGGGTCTATTGAAAGTCTTGGTCTTTTGAAGATGGATCTTCTGGGGTTAAAAAATCTAACCATTATTGAAGACTGTCTGGCCCGAATTTATGTGATACGAGATACCAAGATAGATATCGAAAACATTCCCCAAAATGACAGAAAAACTTACAAACTTTTACAACATGGAGACAGCACGGGCATCTTTCAACTTGAGAGCGACGGAATGAAAAGATATTTAAAAGAGCTGAAACCAACTGAATTTGAAGATATAATTGCCATGATAGCTCTATATAGACCAGGCCCCATAGAACTTATCCCAGACTATATCAAGGGGAAACACAAAAAGAGAAAAGTAGAATATTTACATCCTGATTTAAAGCCAATCTTAAAATCTACTTATGGAATTTGTATTTTCCAGGAACAATTAATGCAGATTGTCCAGAAATTAGCAGGTTTCAGTTTGGCCGAAGCTGACATTTTAAGAAAAGCAATTGGTAAAAAAATTAAGTCTTTATTGGTTGCCCAGAAAGAAAAAATGATGAGAGGAATGAAAAATAACGGAATAAGAGAAGAAGTTGCTCGAGAAATTTGGAGATGGATTTTACCTTTCGCTCGTTATGGTTTTAATAAATCTCATAGCACAGCTTACGCTGCTATTGCTTACCAAACAGCCTATCTTAAGGCCCATTATCCCATTGAGTTTATGGCTGCTCTTCTAACGTCTGAAAAATCCGATATTGAGAGAATTGGCTTTTTAATCACAGAATGTAAGAAAATGGGCATTCAGATTCTTCCCCCTGATATAAATGAAAGTTTTAGAAATTTCAGCGTCGTACCAAAAGAAAATAAGATAAGGTTTGGACTTTTGACCATCAAAAATGTTGGCCATAATGTTGTCGATGCAATTATCAAGGATAGAGAAAAAGGAGGAACTTTTAAATCGATCCAAGATTTTATCTCCAGAATCGACTCTAAGGATTTAAATAAAAAATCTCTGGAGAGTTTAATTAAAACCGGAGCTTTTGATCAATTTGAAGAAAGGAATAAATTGCTTTCTAATTTAGAGAAGTTACTTGAACATAATCGAGAGATCAGAAGAGCTAAAAATCAAGGACAAAAAAGCCTGTTTGGAGAAGGGCATAGTTTTAATTCTAACTCTAATTTTGTCCTTTCAGAAGCTTCTCCGCTTTCTCAAGCAGAAAAACTTACCTGGGAAAAAGAGCTTTTGGGTCTTTTCGTCACCTCCCATCCTTTAGAGGGTTTCAAAAAAGTCTTTGAAAACGTCTCGCCTCTTTCCAAGGTCTCTAAGGGTCTAGCTGGAAGATTTATAAAAACGGGGGGAGTCATTTCTAAAATTAAAAAGGTTATCACCAAAATGGGGAAGCCGATGCTTTTTATAAACTTAGAAGACCAACACGATAGAATTGAGGTTATTGCTTTTCCTAGAGTCATTGAAAAAAATCCCACTATTTTCCAGGAAAATAAAATTGTTCTGATTTCGGGAAGAATAGACAACCGGGGAGGCACCCCTAAAATAATCTGCGAGGAAATTGAAGAGATTATAGAAACCAGTTAA
- a CDS encoding peptide chain release factor 2 (programmed frameshift) gives MPNTSSRLNELQDKLHHLMDVFELEKKKEKIKELEKERENPDFWQNQKRAVRINQDIALLKEETERLESFRKELDDLEELNKLIKGEEVKDIESKIESLETKIKEEEFKTFLSGKYDKSSAVLSIYAGAGGQDSQDWATMLLRMYERFCYGRGFRTKILHQSFGEGGGPDGRIGTKSVTLEIQGHYAFGFLKKESGVHRLVRISPFSPQQLRHTSFVLVEVLPEIEKETEDEIKIKPEDLRIDFYRASGPGGQHVNRRETAVRITHLPTNLVASCQAERSQGQNRERAMKMIYSKLYQLKEAEQQEKISQIKAAERQASRLKRGSPEATSGGQGKAISASWGNQIRSYVLHPYKLVKDLRTNLETSDVEGVLDGNLGQFIEAGIKI, from the exons ATGCCCAACACATCTTCCAGACTAAACGAACTTCAAGATAAACTCCATCATTTGATGGAC GTCTTTGAATTAGAGAAAAAGAAAGAGAAAATTAAAGAGCTGGAAAAAGAAAGAGAAAATCCTGATTTTTGGCAAAACCAGAAAAGAGCAGTCAGAATTAATCAAGACATCGCCCTTTTGAAAGAGGAAACAGAAAGACTCGAGAGTTTCAGAAAGGAACTGGACGATTTGGAAGAATTGAATAAATTAATTAAAGGAGAGGAGGTAAAAGACATTGAGAGCAAGATTGAATCTCTGGAAACAAAAATTAAAGAAGAAGAATTCAAAACTTTTCTCTCCGGAAAGTATGATAAATCTTCAGCTGTTCTTTCTATTTATGCAGGGGCCGGCGGACAGGATTCTCAGGACTGGGCAACGATGCTGTTGAGAATGTATGAGAGATTTTGCTATGGCAGGGGATTTAGAACCAAAATTTTACATCAGTCTTTTGGCGAAGGCGGAGGGCCGGACGGAAGAATTGGGACGAAATCCGTAACCTTAGAAATTCAAGGGCACTATGCTTTCGGCTTTTTAAAAAAAGAATCAGGAGTTCATAGGTTGGTTAGAATTTCGCCTTTTTCTCCCCAGCAACTTCGTCATACCTCTTTTGTTTTAGTTGAAGTTTTGCCGGAAATTGAAAAGGAGACAGAAGATGAAATCAAAATCAAACCAGAAGATTTGAGAATTGATTTTTATCGAGCTTCGGGGCCCGGCGGCCAACATGTTAATCGTCGGGAAACAGCTGTCAGAATTACCCATTTGCCAACCAACCTTGTGGCCTCTTGCCAGGCAGAAAGATCGCAGGGACAGAACAGAGAGAGAGCAATGAAGATGATTTATTCAAAACTTTATCAATTGAAAGAGGCTGAACAGCAAGAAAAAATATCTCAGATAAAAGCCGCCGAACGGCAAGCTTCCCGCCTAAAGCGAGGTTCGCCCGAGGCGACGTCCGGAGGGCAGGGAAAAGCTATTTCAGCCAGCTGGGGAAATCAAATCAGGTCTTATGTCCTTCATCCATATAAATTAGTTAAAGATTTGAGAACCAATCTTGAAACTTCAGACGTAGAAGGAGTATTAGACGGTAATCTGGGCCAATTCATTGAAGCCGGAATTAAAATATAA
- the ftsE gene encoding cell division ATP-binding protein FtsE: MINFQNIAKIYSSTIVALEDVSFKIEKKEFVSIVGKSGAGKTTLLKLLLAQEKPSRGKVFFDNQDVHKIPSSKIPQYRRRIGSIFQDYKLFPNKTAYENVAYVLEVTGASDLEISQNVPQVLEIVGLSHRYSNFPPELSGGERQRVAIARALIHRPDVILADEPTGNLDPYHTREIIHLLSRINEMGTTIILATHNKEVVNTLSKRVITIEKGTILRDDKIGRFTL, encoded by the coding sequence ATGATTAATTTTCAAAATATTGCCAAAATTTATTCCTCAACCATTGTCGCCTTAGAAGACGTTTCTTTTAAGATAGAAAAAAAAGAGTTTGTTTCTATTGTTGGAAAATCAGGAGCCGGGAAAACAACCCTGCTTAAATTGCTTCTGGCCCAAGAGAAACCCTCTCGGGGAAAAGTTTTTTTTGATAATCAAGATGTTCATAAAATTCCTTCTTCAAAGATTCCCCAATATCGCCGGAGAATCGGCTCTATTTTCCAGGATTATAAGCTTTTCCCAAATAAAACCGCCTATGAAAATGTAGCTTACGTTTTAGAGGTTACCGGAGCTTCTGATTTGGAAATTTCGCAAAATGTTCCCCAGGTGCTGGAAATAGTCGGCCTGAGCCACAGATATTCTAATTTTCCTCCAGAGCTTTCAGGGGGTGAGCGTCAAAGAGTGGCTATTGCCAGAGCCTTGATTCATCGGCCGGACGTTATTTTAGCTGACGAGCCAACCGGAAACTTAGACCCATATCATACCCGGGAGATTATTCATCTATTGTCAAGGATTAATGAAATGGGAACAACAATCATTTTGGCTACCCACAATAAAGAGGTTGTAAACACCTTGTCAAAAAGGGTGATCACTATTGAGAAAGGTACGATACTTAGAGACGATAAAATAGGAAGGTTTACTCTTTAA
- a CDS encoding ABC transporter permease, giving the protein MFTSLKRIIKAGFLNFRRQGGFTFATVSIMVMTISLITFLYFFQGIVQYLVLNLQEKVDVSVYFKKDSLEIEILEAKEEISRIPEVKSIEYVSQEEALDRFTQKHKDNSLLMEALAEVGDNPLLASLNIKAWQVDQYEALANFLEGAPFQDLIEKVDYHQNKIVIGKIFDISSNIRFAGIIFSLILGIIAIVVAFNTTRLAIYSSEEEIATMRLVGASNWFIRGPFLAQGIMVGMIAIFITILLVASINLFLSPKLETILSGFSLFGYFINNFWTLFLIQLTAGIGLSIISSMIAIRKYLKV; this is encoded by the coding sequence ATGTTTACTTCTTTAAAAAGGATTATTAAAGCAGGTTTCCTGAATTTTCGCCGTCAGGGCGGTTTTACCTTTGCTACGGTTTCTATTATGGTAATGACTATTTCCTTGATTACTTTTCTCTATTTTTTCCAGGGGATTGTTCAATATCTAGTTTTAAATCTTCAAGAAAAAGTTGACGTTTCAGTTTATTTTAAAAAAGACTCTCTTGAAATAGAGATTTTGGAGGCAAAAGAAGAAATTAGCAGGATTCCAGAAGTAAAGAGCATCGAATATGTATCACAGGAAGAAGCCTTGGATCGTTTCACCCAGAAACACAAAGACAATTCTCTCTTAATGGAAGCATTGGCTGAAGTAGGAGATAATCCTTTATTGGCTTCTTTAAATATTAAAGCTTGGCAGGTAGATCAATATGAAGCTTTAGCTAATTTTTTAGAAGGCGCCCCTTTCCAGGATTTAATTGAGAAAGTAGATTATCACCAGAATAAAATTGTTATTGGGAAAATTTTTGATATTTCTTCTAATATTAGATTTGCCGGAATTATTTTTAGTTTAATTTTGGGAATAATTGCGATTGTTGTTGCTTTCAATACCACCAGATTAGCAATTTATAGTTCAGAAGAGGAAATTGCAACAATGAGATTGGTGGGCGCTTCCAACTGGTTTATCAGGGGGCCATTTCTGGCTCAAGGGATAATGGTAGGAATGATAGCCATTTTTATTACCATTTTGCTTGTTGCTTCAATAAATTTATTTTTGAGTCCAAAACTCGAAACCATTTTATCAGGATTCAGTCTTTTCGGTTATTTTATTAATAATTTTTGGACCTTATTCTTAATCCAGCTTACTGCTGGCATCGGCCTTAGTATAATTTCTAGTATGATAGCCATCAGGAAATATCTGAAAGTTTAA